The sequence below is a genomic window from Marmota flaviventris isolate mMarFla1 chromosome 9, mMarFla1.hap1, whole genome shotgun sequence.
tATTGCCAAATAAgataggaggtgggctgtccagtttccAACGGGTTACTCCCAATGCCAGAGTTATGAGAGAGGTCTTCCTAGTAGAGCAGAAATAGAGGTCACATGCATTGGGCAATCCATTAAATGGGAGGAGCCACAAACTAGTTTGCACTGCCAAACCTAAATCCCCCTGCCTCAATACCCAGTGAAGTAATTCATGGGTGGCTCCCTGTAGAGAATATAATAATTATGACTCCtgttttccccccaaaataaagcatttatCTAAATTGTTTCTTCTAAATCTGGTATGGTagtgtacacttgtaatcccagctacttaggaagctgagaaaggaggattacaagttcaaagccaacctcaacaatttagcaagaccctgtctcaaaaaataaaaggactggagatgtagctcaataatAAAGCACCCTTGGGCaaaattcccagtaccccccaccaaaagtCCTATAATCAGACCTCCCGGATACAGTAACTAGTTTTGTGTATATACcttaatatttgtgtgtgtataatatacacaaagtgtatatttttaaaaataaaaattggataaTGGTGTAATGTTTTACAAattgctttttttcccatttgataAATTTTAGGTATTTTTCTAGGGGAGTATCACAGATATGCctccttggttttgtttttgttctattttttttttttttttttaagtgctaaggatggaacccaaggcctcacgtactaggcaagtgctctatcactgagctacaactgcagtcCTGCCTCCTTATTTTTAATAGTGCCAGCTGGGAGCTGTGACATGcacctatattcccagctactcagggggctgaagcaggaagatcacttgagcccaagagttcagAACTAGCCTGGACAACTAGTGAGAACTCATCCCAATATATAACTAGTGAACATTATCCTATTGTATGGATATTCCATACTTTGCTCTAAACTGGTATGAATTATGTTTATAGTTTTGCTTAATCACTTAGCAGAATTAACACATTTAcgcattatctttttaattatgGTGGTTTAGGTGatgaattctagaaataaaattgtgAGGTCAAAGGGTTTGAACACTAGTTTTTGCCAAATTGCCCTCCAATATGATTCTGTTTCTCATCTTCAATATATAAGAGTGCTTCTTTTCCAAAGCTGGGATGATGAGCAGATAAAGGGGGAaattgcatcttttttttaactttgaacaaattttggggggctggggttatgactcagtggtagagcgctcgccttgcatgtacaaggccctgggttcgaacctcaacaccacataaaaataaataaataaataaaataaagttatataaaaaaaaatttgtactaGGCATTAAGGGCCTCCCATGTGTTAAAAATACACCGTACCACTGAACTAACCTCCAAACCACAtcttattttgatttgcatttcttttattatcaATGTGTgtgaatatctttttattttttaattttatttgccatttttatttcctctttttcaagTTAGTCTTGCATCTTTTATACAAGGTGAATGCATTCCACAGGTGCCCCCTCATCTTGAAATAATTGATGGCTAGTGATAAAAATAACACCGAGGCTTATAGGTCTTCTCCAAAGTGTGAGCTCTAGGATAAACAGCTAGTAACCAAAAGCGGGCTCTGACTCCCCTACCTTTCAGTATGTTTCAGAGAAATGTACTGCAGTAGTTAGAAACTGCTAGTAGACACTCTAGAAAGCTATCAAGAAGccaaaagaggggctggggatgtggctcaagccaaaagaggggctggggatgtggctcaagcggtagcacgcttgcctggcatgcctgcggcccgggtttgatcctcatcaccacatgcagacagggatgttgtgtccaccgaaaactaaaaaataaataaaataaatattgaaattctttctctctctaaaaaaaaaaaaagaagaaaaaagccaaaagaattttaaaaaatcctgagtAACAGTGAGTTTGAAATTCTTCCTTCTTCACACCAAACTTTCCTTCCCCAAGTTTCTGCTTGTCTAATTATGTGGGTTGGGGTTaggcaaattagaaaataaacatgaTATAGAAGGTTTTTCTGTTGTAATACGatgttttctcaaatttatttttgaaggGAGTGTGAGATTATAGAGATAATCTTCTGTTCTCTCCATTACAGAGACACCTACGAGTATGAACTCACCTTGCGAACTGACCTCTACACCAATAAACACACTCAGTGGTTTTATTTTCGagttcaaaacaccagaaaagaTGTCACCTATCGCTTCACCATTGTCAACTTGCTGAAGCCTAAGAGCCTGTATACTGTAGGCATGAAACCACTCATGTACTCCCAATTGGATGCCAACATCTACAACATTGgttggaggagagaaggaaatgaaatcaagtaCTACAAGAATAACACAGACAATGGGCAGCAGTCTTTCTACTGTCTTACGTGGACCATTCAGTTTCCACATGACCAGGACACTTGCTTCTTTGCACACTTTTACCCATATACATACACTGATTTGCAGTGCTACCTCTTGTCAGTGGCAAAGAACCCCATCCAGTCTCAGTTCTGCAAGCTCCGAACTTTATGCAGGAGCTTAGCAGGAAATACTGTCTACTTGCTCACCATCACCAACCCATCCCCGACCCCTCATGAAGCTGCTGCAAAGAAAGCTGTGGTCTTGAGTGCCAGAGTGCACCCTGGGGAAAGTAATGCCTCCTGGATTATGAAAGGCTTTTTGGATTTCATCCTTAGCAACTCCCCAGATGCCCAGCTCCTTAgagatatttttgtcttcaaGGTAGTTCCCATGTTAAATCCAGATGGCGTGATTGTGGGGAATTATAGGTGTTCATTGGCTGGAAGGGACTTGAACAGGCATTATAAAACCATCCTGAAGGAGTCTTTTCCTTGCATCTGGCACACGAGGAACATGATCAAAAGGTGAGACCTTTTATCCGTTGGTCTTTCTGTGAGTGCTGAGCCTTTTGTCATATACTCTGTCTTATGGGGAATgaggtctctttttaaaaaaaaaaatatttagggtctagggttgtggctcagtggtagagcactcgcttagcatgtgtgaggccctgggttcaatcctcaacaccatataaaaataaataaataaaataaaggtattctgtcaaactacaactaaaaaataaattagaaaaataaataagtgaaataaaggtattgtgtcctactacaactaaaaaatatttttaaaaatttattttttagttttaggtggatacaatatctttattttacatttatgtggttctgaggattgaacccagtgcctcatgcatgctaggtgagcactctaccagtgagccacaaccccaactcctcTCTTTTGTTGTTCTGTCATTAGATATGGCTTTGGATGGTTTTTACCAGTCCCTTTGACGTCACATGGCTTTGTCAGATCTTTGGATGTAAACTAAATATGCAACACTTTGGCTAGAGTCTTTTCATTTAGAAGTCAAACAACTGAGTGGAAAAGATCAGAGGTCAGGGAAGTTGTGGGTCTTCATGATGAAACTTGTATATTAGGGGCTGCGGTtgcggctcagcagtagagtgctcacctagcacatgtgaggccctgggttcgatccttagcaccacataaaaataaattaataaaaaataggtattgtgcccaactacaacaaaaataaaatattaaaaagaaacttatAGTAACAATAGCGGCTAATAATTAGTGCTTATGTATGAAGTGACAGTATGTTAGTGCTTTACTTATATGATCCGTTTAATCTCCACATTAATGAGATCCTTTAGGATTAATATCCTGTCTTGTAtataatgaggaaactgaggaccagAAATGTTAAATGACCTGAACAAAATCATACAGCTAGTGAGTGACAGGGTGTATATTTGAACACAGTCTCTCTGGTTCCACAGTCCGAGTCCCTTATTACCATTTTATGTTACCTCtcatgaagaataaaaaatcagTCAGCACTTTTCAGGCCTGTGTAAAAGCAGTCAAAGGTTAAAATGTAATAGTGCCCACCTTAAAGGAGTGAAAATGCAGTGGATAAGAATGTGCAAAtgaagctgagtgcagtggcacactcctacaatcccagtgactagggagtccaaggcagaagaatcacaagttcaaggccagcctcagcaacttagtgaggcccttagcaacttagtgagatgctgtctcaaaataaaaataaaaaggactaggaatgtagctcagtggtcaatcctagtacaaaaaaaaaaagtaaatgcacACCTTCTAACCATACCTGTGTGAACAGGTGTGAGTAGTGTTGGGCTGGTAGAGTAACTAGGGGCATGTGTGTGGGAGTCAGCTTGGCCTGCGTTTGAGACATTGTTTCACTATTGATGGGATCTATGATCTTAGCCAGGTGATTTAACCTCAGTGAGCTTTagctttctcatctgtagaatggtcATAGTAATACCTGCATTGagtggttactgttaggattaaatgagatgatccATGTGATTTATTTAGCATAGTACAAGCACCTTGTAAATGTGTACGATTATTGTTATGACCCTCTTCAtccaatcatcatcatcatggagAAAGTGAGCATGTTTGGGAAGTTGGAATAAGTGTCCTGAGTGATCCAGAGACAAAGAAGGGCTTGTAGGAAACGGGCCCTAGAAAGTCGAAAGCAAAGGCAATCTGTGATTCCCTACAACTGcagtctctctcccttcctcacgTTCTTCACAGTGGGCTTCTTTTAATAGGTTTTCTCCACTTATTGTCCACTTATCCAGGTCTACCCACTACTTTTCCATTATGAGTCCTTCTAGCAAgggcatatattatttttattttattctttttccataagaggaattgaacccagagttgctttaccaatgagatacatccccaaccctttttattttatttatttagttagttattttgagacagagtctcgctgagttttttttttttaatatttattttttaggtgtagatggacacaacacaatgcctttatttttatgtggtgctgaggatcgaaccgggtcccgcctgtgctaggcgagcgctctaccgctgagccaccatcTCAGCGCCTAgctgagttgtttagagcctcactaagttgctgaggctggccttgaacttggaatcctcctgcctcagcctcctgagttgctgggattacaggcatgtgctaccacacctggcctgaGAGCATGTTTTCAGCAATGGATGGGGATAGTGTCCATTGGAGGCCACTAGCAACTGACATTTTCTGAGGAGGGAAGGTATCAACAGCCATACTCCTAAAAGAATCCAGATGATCCTGGATTGTTTGCATGCATTTGGAGGTCCCCTGAGTCCTTTGTTTGCCCTCTCACCAGACTTCTTGAAGAAAGAGAGGTTCTTTTATATTGTGATTTTCATGGTCACAGCCGTAAGAATAATATCTTCCTGTATGGCTGCAATAACAACGACCGGAAGTACTGGCTTCATGAGCGAGTCTTTCCTTTAATGTTAAGCAAAAATGCACCAGATAAGGTAAGCACATGAGGTAATTTTCTGTCCATTAGACTTAGGTACAAGGGCGCTTATTGCTTCCTAGAAGTAGCGTTTGGTAAATCCCAGCAAAATAGATTTAGGAATTGCTCTGTGTCCATCAGtcaatggaggaaaaaatgtgatatatccacACAGGGGAAtgttatttagcaataaaaagattAAGGTGCTGATACTCTAGGGTAAGGAAGAACCTTGAACACATtaagctaagtgaaagaagccagacacaagaaGCCACTTAACATATGATTCCATTCTATGCAGTGTTCAGAAGAGGCAAATTTAGAGACAGAAAGTGGTTCAGCAGGGCTGCTGGAGGAGGGTGGAATGGGGCATGACCGCCATTGAGTAGTGATTTtcttttgtgcatgtgtgtgtgtgcatgcaatgctggggattgaactcagggcttcgctctactactgagctacatcctcagcccttgagTTTACCTTTGaggtaatgaaaatgttataaACTTCAATTATGGTAATGGTTACACAACTCCATAAAACATTGAACTGTGcacattaaatgaatgaattttatgatgtgtgagttatatcttaataaaaatgattttttttagcttttggtgCTGGCAACAACTcggggcctcattcatgctaagcttatgctgtaccactaagctacacccccagcccaagctCAGTTTTTGAAATTTGCTCTTGATTATTCCACCTGGGCATTAGTTGAAACTCTTGTGGGCAAAGTTATCTATCACCTTTAATCCTGTGGTTGGTGAAGTAAGCCAGTATTCCCAGTTGTCCTAGGAACCCTAGTCCAGCAAAATGCACATTGGtggaggggaagaagaaagggaggaatggGCAATTaagactgaaaacaaaaaaaatgcgcTCTCTAGCCTTTGGAGGATCACAGTCCATGTGCAGTGCTCTGAGTGGTCCTGCAGAGGAATTCTGTTCAGTTTTGTTCACCCTCACCTCCCTGACTGACATGACCACAGaactcctcctcccccacccccttaaGACTATTGACATCTCCCAGAATTAATGTTTTATTGAACATACTTTAGGAAATAATGTATATAGACAACCAAGGAAGCcattcttgtttaaaaaatgaatttttgatGTTAATGAATATTTGTCAGTTTATTATTAACAGAGAATTTGGAtttctctttagttttcttttcatagTTGTAATTTTAAGGTCCAAAAGTGCAAAGAAGGAACAGGAAGAGTAGTGATGTGGCGAATGGGAATCCTAAACAGCTATACCATGGAGTCTACCTTCAGTGGGTCTACCCTAGGTGAGCTCTCCTTTGTAGATCATGAGTCACCCACAGGGGGAAGCCACACACAGCACCTGGGGAGATGAAAGGCCTGGGATTGCTGGGGAGATAGTGATTTAGAGGATTTCCTTGTCTGGCCCTCTACTGAGTTTGAGTACTCTGCATGTGAATGCGCAATACAATATTTGAAAGTATTGTATTGTTTAGAAGCATATTGATCTAGAATCAGAGgtggtattttttaaagttattcatAAATTAGATTTCCATTCAATCCTTAAGATATAATAAGAAATGTTTGTGGATTTTTCTCCAGGCAGTAAAAGAAACATTCACTTTACTATTGAGGACCTGAAGTCCCTGGGTTATCATGTCTGTGACACCCTTCTGGATTTTTGTGATCCTGATAAAACAAaggtaaaaatgtttttttcaagaaACATGGTGCTTTTACTGTGATCAGTTTCAAAGTCAGTACAGTGGGATTACAtgtgttctttattttcatcttaatattttttgaagcttttatatttaaggaaaatttaaaagccCCAGCCTGCAGTGTTGTCAACAAATGGTAAGACCTCATCATCCTCTAGAGTTGGAGACTGTCCTTTGGCACCCCTTTCCCTCACTTCTGGCCTTGCCCATGGCAGCACCAGTTCTTACTTTCCTTTCTCCTATTTTAGAAAAAGAGCAACTTGGTACAGGTATTTCAGAAAATCAGTGTCCTTGCTCTTCTCCCAAAGTAATCCGTCTTTTGTGCGTGGGTGGACTttatcctcttcttcctctcccctcaaCTGTGGGTGTTCTCAAGCAGCCCCCTTCTAAAACACAAAGACTTTCTTTGGCCATGTTTCGCCAGTGGGTTATTTCTATCTCCCTAACTCATCTCTCATACCCCTTCTGAAATGTTGGCTTGGTGTGCACCATTCTGGATACaattgtttaataaaaaataaaaggaaaatctggGGGTTAAGGGTGCAGCTCTGTGATGGAGTGCTACTTGCTTCTCATGCACAAGGCTTTGGGTTTAACCCCCAGCActgtaaaagaaaagtaaaatttgtcCACAGCATGGCCTATTTtaatctctctccttttttttttttttttttggtgctgagaattgaacccaggggtgctctagcactgagctaaatcagcccattttgtttttattttgagatatagtcttgctaaattgctgaggctggcctcaaacttcccatcctcctgcctcagtctcctgagttgctgggattacaggcatgcaccactgtgcctggctttaacttttctttttgattggtttttttgtttgtttgcttgctatGCTGGAGATTGATTCTAGAGCCTCCACAAGTTAGGCAAGTGTACTTGGCTATGCCCCCAGCCAAGTCATCCTTACCATATGCCAAAATCTAAACAACTCCAttcaaactttttcttctttgctgctcagaaaaaatgaaataagtcagaccatTGCATTATTTAAGAAGTTGGCCATAGCCAGAGAAAAGAGGCTAAAGGAGTGCTTGTATTTTCTGCCCTAAAAATACTTCTATTTCTATAGCTTATGGAATTTATCTGTTAACCTGTCTTTAGTAGTAGAGGTTGCAATTTAACTCATCTTTTCCCCCTTTCAGCATATACTCAGGaagtatttgatgaataaatacatagatgatcaaaaatagttcttttttcaCTGTCACAGTTTACTCAGTGTCTAGCAGAACTCAAGGAACTCTTACAACAGGAAATCCACAAGAAATTCAATGAATGTGGAGAAGAAGTGAATTTAGAAGGAAGTTGGAGTGACATCTCTTTGTCTGATATTGAGTCCAGgtaataaatttcaaagaaaaataagttttatatatatatttagttgatTTTGAGCTTCAATAATAACAGAGGAAATCATATCCTCAGTTCATGGCACACTTAAATACACTTTATTTCTTTGGCAGTTACAAACTGAGCACATGTCCATGCCAGCCTCTGTTCTGGGCCCTAGAAATAAACAGGGAGTTGAGCACACAGTTTATGGAGGGCGTTGGAGCAATCGTAAAGCCTTTGCTCTTGACTCCATGGGATATAGGAAGTCTTCAGAAGGTTTTGAGTAGAGGAGTGTCATGATCTGACTTAGGTTTTAGTTTCAACAGGAACACTGACTGCTCTGTGAAAAATGGACTGTGACGCTCTCTTGCAACAATATAGGTGAAAGGTGATGGTGGCTTAGACCAAGGCAGTAGTGTGGTTGAGGGAGAGGTGTGTGAATCGTGACTGTACTGGGATTCTAGATTGAAATTACAAACATTAGAATTTGCTCATGATTCCCCCCACCCAAGTTTGCAGTCACTTTAATTTGATGCTCTTAGGAGAGGGCAGAATGGCAGTAGTGAATAGGGAAGGTGGTGCTTCCAGAGCCACCCCTCTGGGGGCTAGTCAGTCCCATCCTCCAGTAGCTGAATATCATTGGGGCCAAAGCAACAATATTCTTCCTCTTCCAAGATTGGGAGGCTGTTGGCCTCTTGGTGTTTCACAAGCCTCTCAGTTTCCCAGCAGGCCCACTCTTGCAACCCATAGTCAGGCAGATAAGTCACAAAGGAACTGACAAAGACCAGGATGATAGAGAAGCCAGAGAAGATCACCTGAGTGTTCCAGAGACTCACAGCAGGACCTTTGTCATAAAACTATGGGAGTCTGGATTCTTCTCATAGAGGTTTTTGTCCTCAGGATCTGGGTCCTCCCGCCAGTGTGTGGTTATTTCTGGTGTCCTCTTTCTCACTGAAGCAGATGGGACAACCATAGCTCTGGAGGAGCTGGATTCCCAGCAAACGTGGACACTCAGTCTAACCTCCATGAAAGATAGTGCTTCTAACTaaccaaccacacacacacacatacacacacacacacacactctcacacacgtatttctttttctttttggttgtgctgaggattaaacccagcgtcttgcacatgcttggcaagcactgtaccactgagccatgccgCCATGGTTTCCACCCTCCCTTTTACACTCTGCTACTGCCACACTGGCTTTCTCACTCTTCCTCAGGCTTGCCAGGCCCTCTCCAGCTTCAGAGACTGaactaataattaatttttttaatatttattttttagttttaaatggactgaatatctttattttacatttatgtggttctgaggattaaactcagtgcctcaagcatgctaggcgagtgctctaccactgagccacaaccccagcccctgaactaATAATTTATTATGCCTAATTCCCCGGATATCCACATGACTAATCCCTTCACCTCTTTCAGGTCTTCACTTAATGTTACCATTCTCAACGTGGCCCACATTCCTTACTCTCATCCTGCAACTTGCTACCCCTATTCCCACTTCCGTGCTCtacctttttatatatatatagcatttatCACCTCCtgtcatttatcattttaaaatctttattgtgTCAGTTGTTTCTTGTCTTTCTCCCTAGTAGGCAGTggagatctttattttgttcacatGTGTCTCATGTGCCTGGAATGAGGCCTGTTCTGTACCTAGCAGAGGGAGAGTtcagtgaatatttgttgaattaatttagGATGCAGGATCTCACTTCTACCCTATAGTATCCCCAGCTCTTTCAAGAAGCCCTCTGTGGGTGAGTATCTCACAGTGTGCAAGAATACCTTCTACTCCACCTTACCTGCCAGGGTGCCTTAGGCTGCCCCAGCTCCTTTAAAAGATTGctgggctgagggctggggttgtggctcagcatgcATTAGGTGCTGGGCTCAATCCTccttaccacataaaaataaaataaagatattgtgtccacctataactaaacaataaaaaataaagaaataaaagattgcTAGGCTGGGTTTGGAGTTCTGCTGGAGTCTGCACTCTGGCCCATGGAGCACAGAGGAAAGGGCTGGCTTTCTATCGGTTCGTTCTATGTGGCACATTGAGATCTGGACCCTAAAGCAGGTTTGGCTGAGTCTCATAAATGTTTTCTTAGAAACCTTAAACCAGACCGTCAGCCAGGTAGGGTTCCCCATTAATCACATCACCCCTTCCACTCTTCCTCAGTCCTTTGCCAAACTCTCCAAACCCACTGCAACAACCCCTCTCCACTtttagcctcaaaaacaaaatgttctttGCATGTCAACACATGCATATAGAGCCCAGGGGAATCAGCTCAGAAAGAGCCAGACTCTCCACTCTTGTTGGCTCAGTAGGGAAACTGATGAAGTTAAGAAGTATTGAAAACAGCTCGGctcaatggtgcacacctgtaatcccacagacttgagaggctgaggcaaaaggatcacaaatttgaggtcagcttcagcaacttaacaagacccagtcttaaaataagaactagaaaagggctagagatataagtcagtggtatagtgcccctgggttcaatccccaggttcagaaaaaagaaaaaaaaaattattgaaaacaatTTGCTGGCTTCTTTGGCAGGAAGCCAGATAACACAAGCCTCCAGAGGGCGCCACCTGTCCATTCTTATGACTGTGCAGACAGGCAGCCTGGGAGGGTACAAGCCCAGTTTGAGTTTACTGtctatatgtgtacatacatgatTTTTGACGCTCTTTGGGATATACTATTTcgttaaaattttctattatctCCAAAAGGAACTTCAGATTATTAATAGAGCAAAGGCTTGACTGGATTGGAAAAGCCTCATGAGAACAGGGAATTAGAAAGTAGATCACAGAAGACAGGGCTTTCTTCCTGCTGTCTTGCCATAGGGCTCCTCAGGTGTATTGGGGGGTAGGGTGGGAGGAGGTGCTAAAAGAATGAAAGGCTGGGCAAAAGAATGATTTCAAATCTTGTCTTCCAATGAGGTCTGACTTTTGTCCCTAAGACACTTAATATTTGGAGCCTTTATCAGAGCTATCAGTTCTAACCAATCAAACCCCAGGAAAGGCAAAATATAATGTGACATTCAAGTAAAGGACatgatgaaggaaggaagaattgaTTATCTGAGACCCCATTCATTCTAGCACCTGTaaaagagaggaggggacagtTTCTGGAGAAGACTTTAGTCTAGATATGTGTCTAAAACTTTTGAAGGGAGAATACTGCCCTGGAGCTGGGGGTCATCAGTGAAAGAGTGCCTGCTTAGCTGCACGAGGCCCTGGTTCTCTACCCAAGGGGGGAGAAAAAGTATTTCCTGGTCTGTGGTCAGTAAACTGTTAGATTTACTTTTCTATATATTCAACACATTTTTACAGAGTTCCTGGTAGGATCCTGACTTTCAAAACTAGTACCAGCTAGACAGGAATGAATGAGGAAAAGCCTCTGCTGTTCTCTGGGGCTGCACATTGAGAATCCTGTGGCCTCACACCCTCTGCAACTTTGCGCTTTGGACCAGTATCCCTTTGTCACATGGATTGTGAACTCCTTGGTCTAGTAGGGGCTCTGCTTCACTCCTCTGACTCCTCTGTGCTAAACATACTGCCTGGCATACAGCAGGTGTtcagaaggaataaatgaatgtgtTTGTCAAGAAGATTTTATAACTGGTGCATAGACAATTCAGCAAATAGTGGACTAGACATCTAATCCCACGTGGCTGGTCTGGTAAATCTTAGACATCCTGCATATGTTAATAACAgctatttccctttcttctttctctctggaaCTAGCACCAGTGGTTCTGACAGCTCCCTCTCAGATGGTCTCCCTGTTCACCTACTGAACATAGTAGATGAGGTAAGATTATGTTGAGTTTTATACCTAGGAACtagcaatctttaaaaaaaatcatgccatTCCTGCATAATTTCGCGAGTTTTCCAAAAGTCTTAATATCT
It includes:
- the Agbl2 gene encoding cytosolic carboxypeptidase 2 isoform X1 — translated: MFPALETERKQETLPDPYEDFMYRHLQYYGYFKAQKGSLPNSATHQHVQKNNPHYLLNVSFGERNDLIPDTLQKEKLLYSLMLSSPLLRSRQLLFDELDQVNPRLREPRELFAFFSSKGTLQAPRWPIECEVIKESIHHIEWVPPQPEYFYQPTGNEKVPEIVGEEKGTVVYHLNPVPTEGSYFTSSRVGGKQGIIKELAVTLEGPEDDTLLFESRFESGNLQKAVQVDTYEYELTLRTDLYTNKHTQWFYFRVQNTRKDVTYRFTIVNLLKPKSLYTVGMKPLMYSQLDANIYNIGWRREGNEIKYYKNNTDNGQQSFYCLTWTIQFPHDQDTCFFAHFYPYTYTDLQCYLLSVAKNPIQSQFCKLRTLCRSLAGNTVYLLTITNPSPTPHEAAAKKAVVLSARVHPGESNASWIMKGFLDFILSNSPDAQLLRDIFVFKVVPMLNPDGVIVGNYRCSLAGRDLNRHYKTILKESFPCIWHTRNMIKRLLEEREVLLYCDFHGHSRKNNIFLYGCNNNDRKYWLHERVFPLMLSKNAPDKFSFHSCNFKVQKCKEGTGRVVMWRMGILNSYTMESTFSGSTLGSKRNIHFTIEDLKSLGYHVCDTLLDFCDPDKTKFTQCLAELKELLQQEIHKKFNECGEEVNLEGSWSDISLSDIESSTSGSDSSLSDGLPVHLLNIVDELNQKMMSKKKKKKPLQTRKQRNELHQKNKLMPEFKLTEDASDRAELAPTLQKQSTFYKTLENFRSSAMKNEKLSLSELNGGERSTSMDSKMTLILRKNKEKMQSKRPGFTPSCPQRGSTDSSQESAPESSQNFLCSFRPAPLENVVEQPELTISPCKLHCASRCPQASVGQR
- the Agbl2 gene encoding cytosolic carboxypeptidase 2 isoform X3 encodes the protein MFPALETERKQETLPDPYEDFMYRHLQYYGYFKAQKGSLPNSATHQHVQKNNPHYLLNVSFGERNDLIPDTLQKEKLLYSLMLSSPLLRSRQLLFDELDQVNPRLREPRELFAFFSSKGTLQAPRWPIECEVIKESIHHIVPTEGSYFTSSRVGGKQGIIKELAVTLEGPEDDTLLFESRFESGNLQKAVQVDTYEYELTLRTDLYTNKHTQWFYFRVQNTRKDVTYRFTIVNLLKPKSLYTVGMKPLMYSQLDANIYNIGWRREGNEIKYYKNNTDNGQQSFYCLTWTIQFPHDQDTCFFAHFYPYTYTDLQCYLLSVAKNPIQSQFCKLRTLCRSLAGNTVYLLTITNPSPTPHEAAAKKAVVLSARVHPGESNASWIMKGFLDFILSNSPDAQLLRDIFVFKVVPMLNPDGVIVGNYRCSLAGRDLNRHYKTILKESFPCIWHTRNMIKRLLEEREVLLYCDFHGHSRKNNIFLYGCNNNDRKYWLHERVFPLMLSKNAPDKFSFHSCNFKVQKCKEGTGRVVMWRMGILNSYTMESTFSGSTLGSKRNIHFTIEDLKSLGYHVCDTLLDFCDPDKTKFTQCLAELKELLQQEIHKKFNECGEEVNLEGSWSDISLSDIESSTSGSDSSLSDGLPVHLLNIVDELNQKMMSKKKKKKPLQTRKQRNELHQKNKLMPEFKLTEDASDRAELAPTLQKQSTFYKTLENFRSSAMKNEKLSLSELNGGERSTSMDSKMTLILRKNKEKMQSKRPGFTPSCPQRGSTDSSQESAPESSQNFLCSFRPAPLENVVEQPELTISPCKLHCASRCPQASVGQR
- the Agbl2 gene encoding cytosolic carboxypeptidase 2 isoform X4, translating into MFPALETERKQETLPDPYEDFMYRHLQYYGYFKDSLMLSSPLLRSRQLLFDELDQVNPRLREPRELFAFFSSKGTLQAPRWPIECEVIKESIHHIEWVPPQPEYFYQPTGNEKVPEIVGEEKGTVVYHLNPVPTEGSYFTSSRVGGKQGIIKELAVTLEGPEDDTLLFESRFESGNLQKAVQVDTYEYELTLRTDLYTNKHTQWFYFRVQNTRKDVTYRFTIVNLLKPKSLYTVGMKPLMYSQLDANIYNIGWRREGNEIKYYKNNTDNGQQSFYCLTWTIQFPHDQDTCFFAHFYPYTYTDLQCYLLSVAKNPIQSQFCKLRTLCRSLAGNTVYLLTITNPSPTPHEAAAKKAVVLSARVHPGESNASWIMKGFLDFILSNSPDAQLLRDIFVFKVVPMLNPDGVIVGNYRCSLAGRDLNRHYKTILKESFPCIWHTRNMIKRLLEEREVLLYCDFHGHSRKNNIFLYGCNNNDRKYWLHERVFPLMLSKNAPDKFSFHSCNFKVQKCKEGTGRVVMWRMGILNSYTMESTFSGSTLGSKRNIHFTIEDLKSLGYHVCDTLLDFCDPDKTKFTQCLAELKELLQQEIHKKFNECGEEVNLEGSWSDISLSDIESSTSGSDSSLSDGLPVHLLNIVDELNQKMMSKKKKKKPLQTRKQRNELHQKNKLMPEFKLTEDASDRAELAPTLQKQSTFYKTLENFRSSAMKNEKLSLSELNGGERSTSMDSKMTLILRKNKEKMQSKRPGFTPSCPQRGSTDSSQESAPESSQNFLCSFRPAPLENVVEQPELTISPCKLHCASRCPQASVGQR